The proteins below come from a single Xyrauchen texanus isolate HMW12.3.18 chromosome 1, RBS_HiC_50CHRs, whole genome shotgun sequence genomic window:
- the nfat5b gene encoding nuclear factor of activated T-cells 5 isoform X2 gives MPSDFTSLFSADIDLDSPKSLFCKESVYDLLPKELQLPSTRVQNAAAMSQNSGGEAGSPPATALAADASSAASAMNTGSPRTAFPTSTGSTMHSTSASEQIAINDCSTPGDSTSLRKAVYLESKVSSCNRVCDEKVGSSQQTQQQHQMTPSKRSVLNISPPPEDLLDDSRMSCQDDLQLDSEQSSSIWIENSVSNFSIVSSSSYNDNTEVPRKARKCTPRQKPGPKPISAEEVSMDVFDADSAKAPHFVLSQLGPDSKVCSKASSDGPQSSGHKGGILSSQYPQKSEGKELKILVQPESQHRARYLTEGSRGSVKDQTQQGFPTIKLEGVKEQAILQIFVGNDAGRVKPHGFYQACKVTGRNTTACREVDIEGTTVIEVPLDPNNNMTLAIDCVGILKLRNADVEARIGVAGSKKKSTRARLVFRVNIPRLNGSVLTLQTSSSPILCTQPAGVPEILKKSLHSCSVKGGDEVFIIGKNFLKGTKVIFKENASDDKSWKAEADIDMEFFHQNHLIVKVPPYQNPAITSPVAVFICVVTNAGRSHDVQPFTYTPEPVVDLSVKKEVLPPVTPCCFEQVKVMDSALMTPVLPLIKREAVTPMEVSSNPSAFKQTSDVNNSAQQALEMSTEIPTNICTFSSPLAHQTREQEPSQNSVFSNKEPFGTIQEQDLAPSSSFHVPKQGVQPFLLEHRDSIGQERSSNTGGSVMGLSQIDDNPQQQLSLLPPDEVAQLEQAVRQLQAKGFCNIQLQSENSLSTQQQHQLQQQQIQQQQHQIQHQQQQIQQQQQHIQHQEQHIQLVQQQQVLENLQHQLFQPQVQILCSSEQQSSSQGMLQNGSSLFQQTPPPPPPPQQQAALFQQAKKLISIQTGFLQQQPNHSSPSLFHNPTAMAEVQSPQEAHFHTQNTSPNQDQVQASLFQSNLTVLSGSGMSTEAQPSATSMFLSQNAVPGQLTVNASQPQQLSFLTSMQASSLEAPSVFQSPTQLSPNQQSTPMEQQQSPQQAQPGSLFQSISQSPSKLSSGQQQQPGLLLSSLTSAVTQDQTSNLLFSGQVQISSMNNSALTSPEPQNTSLPFTVRQQEQSEPMTFQDQTTMVINPSSNKPMFQDQQPMQLAPSSCTGSSQSVNLFMTQSNLPGGMASQETLFAPQSDVAGLQTSTSSPVQQPGPLFQTTMSGSLNQPNQNQQPDLFLFEIQNECHQLMNSQGTTLSDQIIAINQSGQSQQESEGQIQSLLGQPLSDPGIMQNTMTTSQNMEKIDDLLVSLQEQGNNNSHSY, from the exons AATCAGTATATGATCTTCTCCCCAAAGAGCTGCAGCTGCCATCTACTAGAGTGCAGAACGCAGCCGCTATGAGTCAAAACAGTGGTGGAGAGGCAGGATCTCCCCCGGCAACAGCCCTTGCTGCAG ATGCCTCATCCGCCGCCTCTGCTATGAACACGGGAAGTCCTCGCACTGCTTTTCCCACCTCTACCGGTTCAACCATGCACTCCACATCAGCTTCAGAGCAGATTGCTATAAATGACTGCAGCACACCAGGAGATTCAACCAGCCTAAGGAAAGCTGTGTATTTGGAAAGCAAGGTTTCCAGCTGCAACAGGGTGTGTGATGAAAAAGTTGGATCCAGCCAGCAGACTCAACAGCAACACCAGATGACGCCTTCTAAACGGTCTGTCCTCAACATCTCGCCTCCACCCGAAGACCTGCTTGATGACAGCCGCATGTCCTGCCAGGATGATCTTCAACTGGATTCAGAGCAGAGCAGCAGCATCTGGATAGAAAACTCAGTCTCCAACTTCAGCATCGTGAGCTCCAGCTCCTACAATGACAACACTGAAGTGCCCCGCAAGGCCCGCAAGTGCACCCCACGGCAGAAGCCCGGACCAAAGCCAATCTCGGCTGAAGAGGTCAGCATGGATGTCTTTGATGCAGATAGTGCCAAAGCTCCACACTTTGTGCTCTCACAGCTTGGCCCAGACAGCAAGGTCTGTTCCAAAGCAAG TTCTGATGGACCACAGTCATCTGGTCACAAAGGTGGGATTCTGTCTAGTCAGTATCCTCAGAAAAGTGAAGGGAAAGAACTGAAGATTCTGGTGCAGCCTGAGAGTCAGCATAGAGCCCGTTACCTGACAGAGGGCAGCCGTGGGTCTGTGAAAGACCAAACACAGCAAGGTTTCCCTACTATAAAG CTTGAAGGAGTGAAGGAGCAAGCGATCCTGCAGATTTTTGTGGGCAATGATGCTGGACGCGTGAAGCCTCATGGGTTCTACCAGGCCTGCAAAGTTACAGGCAGAAACACAACAGCCTGTAGAGAAGTGGACATTGAAGGCACCACCGTTATTGAAGTGCCTCTGGACCCCAACAACAATATGACTCTGGC TATAGACTGTGTGGGGATCCTTAAGCTCAGGAATGCTGATGTGGAGGCCCGTATCGGGGTGGCCGGATCCAAGAAGAAGAGCACCCGTGCCAGGCTGGTGTTCCGAGTCAACATCCCACGCCTCAATGGCTCTGTGCTCACGTTACAGACCTCATCGTCCCCCATACTGTGCA CCCAACCTGCAGGAGTACCTGAGATACTCAAGAAGAGTTTGCACAGCTGTTCAGTTAAAGGGGGGGATGAAGTCTTTATTATTGGAAAAAACTTTCTTAAAGGAACCAAGGTCATATTTAAGGAGAATGCTTCAG ATGATAAATCCTGGAAAGCGGAGGCTGACATTGACATGGAGTTTTTCCATCAG AACCATCTAATTGTCAAAGTCCCTCCATATCAAAACCCAGCTATCACATCTCCTGTGGCTGTGTTTATCTGTGTTGTGACAAATGCTGGACGTTCCCACGATGTGCAACCATTTACATACACTCCGGAACCAG TGGTTGATTTGTCTGTGAAGAAGGAAGTTTTACCTCCAGTGACACCCTGCTGTTTTGAACAAGTCAAAG TAATGGACAGTGCCTTGATGACCCCAGTTTTGCCTCTTATTAAACGAGAAGCAGTCACTCCAATGGAGGTCTCCAGTAACCCCTCAGCGTTCAAG CAGACCTCAGATGTCAACAATTCAGCCCAGCAGGCCTTAGAGATGAGTACCGAGATCCCCACCAATATTTGCACATTTTCCAGTCCTCTGGCCCACCAAACAAGAGAACAAGAGCCGTCACAGAACTCTGTCTTTTCCAACAAAGAGCCCTTCGGCACCATCCAAGAACAGGACCTTGCGCCCAGCAGCTCTTTTCATGTGCCTAAGCAAGGAGTCCAGCCATTCCTTTTGGAACACAGAGACAGCATTGGACAGGAGAGGTCCAGCAACACTGGTGGCTCAGTGATGGGGCTCTCTCAAATAGACGACAACCCTCAGCAACAGCTGTCACTTCTGCCTCCTGATGAGGTGGCGCAACTGGAGCAGGCAGTTCGGCAGCTGCAAGCAAAGGGATTTTGCAACATCCAACTCCAATCGGAGAATTCACTGTCGACGCAGCAACAACATCAACTTCAGCAACAGCAAATCCAACAACAGCAGCATCAAATCCAGCATCAACAGCAGCAAATTCAACAGCAACAGCAGCACATCCAGCACCAAGAGCAACATATTCAGCTAGTGCAGCAGCAGCAAGTTTTGGAGAACCTTCAACATCAGCTCTTTCAGCCGCAGGTTCAAATTCTTTGTAGTTCAGAGCAGCAGAGCTCTTCCCAGGGTATGTTGCAGAATGGAAGTTCTCTCTTCCAGCAgacacctccaccaccaccaccaccacaacaacagGCTGCCTTATTTCAGCAAGCCAAGAAGCTCATATCTATTCAAACTGGCTTTCTTCAGCAGCAACCCAACCATTCCTCACCTTCCCTTTTTCACAACCCTACGGCCATGGCTGAAGTCCAAAGTCCCCAGGAGGCTCATTTtcacactcagaacacctcaccCAACCAGGATCAGGTCCAAGCTTCACTTTTCCAAAGCAACCTCACGGTTCTCAGTGGATCCGGTATGTCCACAGAAGCTCAGCCTTCTGCTACCAGTATGTTTCTCTCCCAGAATGCAGTACCGGGTCAACTCACAGTCAACGCCAGCCAACCTCAGCAGCTGTCTTTCCTCACTTCCATGCAGGCATCTTCTCTGGAGGCCCCCTCTGTATTCCAGTCTCCAACCCAACTGTCTCCCAATCAGCAAAGCACTCCAATGGAGCAGCAGCAATCACCACAGCAGGCCCAACCTGGTTCCCTATTCCAGAGCATCTCCCAATCGCCAAGCAAACTCTCCTCTGGCCAACAACAACAGCCTGGTCTTCTCCTCAGTTCCTTAACATCTGCAGTGACTCAAGACCAAACCTCCAATCTGTTATTCAGTGGCCAAGTCCAGATTTCATCTATGAACAACAGCGCCTTAACTTCCCCAGAACCACAGAACACCTCCCTTCCCTTCACTGTCAGGCAGCAGGAGCAATCTGAACCCATGACCTTTCAGGATCAGACTACAATGGTGATCAACCCGTCCTCAAACAAGCCCATGTTCCAGGACCAGCAACCCATGCAGTTGGCACCAAGTTCTTGTACAGGCTCTTCACAGTCTGTAAACCTCTTCATGACCCAGTCCAACTTGCCAGGGGGAATGGCTTCTCAAGAAACACTTTTTGCACCACAAAGTGATGTAGCTGGACTTCAGACCAGCACTTCTTCTCCAGTACAACAGCCTGGTCCCCTCTTTCAGACTACAATGAGTGGAAGCCTCAATCAGCCCAACCAGAATCAGCAGCCCGACCTCTTCCTCTTTGAGATCCAGAATG AGTGCCATCAATTGATGAACTCCCAAGGAACCACGCTGTCTGATCAGATCATTGCCATCAATCAGTCTGGTCAGAGTCAGCAAGAGAGCGAAGGGCAAATCCAGTCTTTACTTGGGCAACCCTTGTCAGACCCTGGAATTATGCAGAACACCATGACAACCTCTCAGAACATGGAGAAGATTGATGACCTTCTGGTGAGCCTGCAGGAGCAAGGCAATAACAACTCCCACTCATATTAG
- the nfat5b gene encoding nuclear factor of activated T-cells 5 isoform X4, whose amino-acid sequence MPSDFTSLFSADIDLDSPKSLFCKESVYDLLPKELQLPSTRVQNAAAMSQNSGGEAGSPPATALAADASSAASAMNTGSPRTAFPTSTGSTMHSTSASEQIAINDCSTPGDSTSLRKAVYLESKVSSCNRVCDEKVGSSQQTQQQHQMTPSKRSVLNISPPPEDLLDDSRMSCQDDLQLDSEQSSSIWIENSVSNFSIVSSSSYNDNTEVPRKARKCTPRQKPGPKPISAEEVSMDVFDADSAKAPHFVLSQLGPDSKVCSKASSDGPQSSGHKGGILSSQYPQKSEGKELKILVQPESQHRARYLTEGSRGSVKDQTQQGFPTIKLEGVKEQAILQIFVGNDAGRVKPHGFYQACKVTGRNTTACREVDIEGTTVIEVPLDPNNNMTLAIDCVGILKLRNADVEARIGVAGSKKKSTRARLVFRVNIPRLNGSVLTLQTSSSPILCTQPAGVPEILKKSLHSCSVKGGDEVFIIGKNFLKGTKVIFKENASDDKSWKAEADIDMEFFHQNHLIVKVPPYQNPAITSPVAVFICVVTNAGRSHDVQPFTYTPEPVVDLSVKKEVLPPVTPCCFEQVKVMDSALMTPVLPLIKREAVTPMEVSSNPSAFKTSDVNNSAQQALEMSTEIPTNICTFSSPLAHQTREQEPSQNSVFSNKEPFGTIQEQDLAPSSSFHVPKQGVQPFLLEHRDSIGQERSSNTGGSVMGLSQIDDNPQQQLSLLPPDEVAQLEQAVRQLQAKGFCNIQLQSENSLSTQQQHQLQQQQIQQQQHQIQHQQQQIQQQQQHIQHQEQHIQLVQQQQVLENLQHQLFQPQVQILCSSEQQSSSQGMLQNGSSLFQQTPPPPPPPQQQAALFQQAKKLISIQTGFLQQQPNHSSPSLFHNPTAMAEVQSPQEAHFHTQNTSPNQDQVQASLFQSNLTVLSGSGMSTEAQPSATSMFLSQNAVPGQLTVNASQPQQLSFLTSMQASSLEAPSVFQSPTQLSPNQQSTPMEQQQSPQQAQPGSLFQSISQSPSKLSSGQQQQPGLLLSSLTSAVTQDQTSNLLFSGQVQISSMNNSALTSPEPQNTSLPFTVRQQEQSEPMTFQDQTTMVINPSSNKPMFQDQQPMQLAPSSCTGSSQSVNLFMTQSNLPGGMASQETLFAPQSDVAGLQTSTSSPVQQPGPLFQTTMSGSLNQPNQNQQPDLFLFEIQNECHQLMNSQGTTLSDQIIAINQSGQSQQESEGQIQSLLGQPLSDPGIMQNTMTTSQNMEKIDDLLVSLQEQGNNNSHSY is encoded by the exons AATCAGTATATGATCTTCTCCCCAAAGAGCTGCAGCTGCCATCTACTAGAGTGCAGAACGCAGCCGCTATGAGTCAAAACAGTGGTGGAGAGGCAGGATCTCCCCCGGCAACAGCCCTTGCTGCAG ATGCCTCATCCGCCGCCTCTGCTATGAACACGGGAAGTCCTCGCACTGCTTTTCCCACCTCTACCGGTTCAACCATGCACTCCACATCAGCTTCAGAGCAGATTGCTATAAATGACTGCAGCACACCAGGAGATTCAACCAGCCTAAGGAAAGCTGTGTATTTGGAAAGCAAGGTTTCCAGCTGCAACAGGGTGTGTGATGAAAAAGTTGGATCCAGCCAGCAGACTCAACAGCAACACCAGATGACGCCTTCTAAACGGTCTGTCCTCAACATCTCGCCTCCACCCGAAGACCTGCTTGATGACAGCCGCATGTCCTGCCAGGATGATCTTCAACTGGATTCAGAGCAGAGCAGCAGCATCTGGATAGAAAACTCAGTCTCCAACTTCAGCATCGTGAGCTCCAGCTCCTACAATGACAACACTGAAGTGCCCCGCAAGGCCCGCAAGTGCACCCCACGGCAGAAGCCCGGACCAAAGCCAATCTCGGCTGAAGAGGTCAGCATGGATGTCTTTGATGCAGATAGTGCCAAAGCTCCACACTTTGTGCTCTCACAGCTTGGCCCAGACAGCAAGGTCTGTTCCAAAGCAAG TTCTGATGGACCACAGTCATCTGGTCACAAAGGTGGGATTCTGTCTAGTCAGTATCCTCAGAAAAGTGAAGGGAAAGAACTGAAGATTCTGGTGCAGCCTGAGAGTCAGCATAGAGCCCGTTACCTGACAGAGGGCAGCCGTGGGTCTGTGAAAGACCAAACACAGCAAGGTTTCCCTACTATAAAG CTTGAAGGAGTGAAGGAGCAAGCGATCCTGCAGATTTTTGTGGGCAATGATGCTGGACGCGTGAAGCCTCATGGGTTCTACCAGGCCTGCAAAGTTACAGGCAGAAACACAACAGCCTGTAGAGAAGTGGACATTGAAGGCACCACCGTTATTGAAGTGCCTCTGGACCCCAACAACAATATGACTCTGGC TATAGACTGTGTGGGGATCCTTAAGCTCAGGAATGCTGATGTGGAGGCCCGTATCGGGGTGGCCGGATCCAAGAAGAAGAGCACCCGTGCCAGGCTGGTGTTCCGAGTCAACATCCCACGCCTCAATGGCTCTGTGCTCACGTTACAGACCTCATCGTCCCCCATACTGTGCA CCCAACCTGCAGGAGTACCTGAGATACTCAAGAAGAGTTTGCACAGCTGTTCAGTTAAAGGGGGGGATGAAGTCTTTATTATTGGAAAAAACTTTCTTAAAGGAACCAAGGTCATATTTAAGGAGAATGCTTCAG ATGATAAATCCTGGAAAGCGGAGGCTGACATTGACATGGAGTTTTTCCATCAG AACCATCTAATTGTCAAAGTCCCTCCATATCAAAACCCAGCTATCACATCTCCTGTGGCTGTGTTTATCTGTGTTGTGACAAATGCTGGACGTTCCCACGATGTGCAACCATTTACATACACTCCGGAACCAG TGGTTGATTTGTCTGTGAAGAAGGAAGTTTTACCTCCAGTGACACCCTGCTGTTTTGAACAAGTCAAAG TAATGGACAGTGCCTTGATGACCCCAGTTTTGCCTCTTATTAAACGAGAAGCAGTCACTCCAATGGAGGTCTCCAGTAACCCCTCAGCGTTCAAG ACCTCAGATGTCAACAATTCAGCCCAGCAGGCCTTAGAGATGAGTACCGAGATCCCCACCAATATTTGCACATTTTCCAGTCCTCTGGCCCACCAAACAAGAGAACAAGAGCCGTCACAGAACTCTGTCTTTTCCAACAAAGAGCCCTTCGGCACCATCCAAGAACAGGACCTTGCGCCCAGCAGCTCTTTTCATGTGCCTAAGCAAGGAGTCCAGCCATTCCTTTTGGAACACAGAGACAGCATTGGACAGGAGAGGTCCAGCAACACTGGTGGCTCAGTGATGGGGCTCTCTCAAATAGACGACAACCCTCAGCAACAGCTGTCACTTCTGCCTCCTGATGAGGTGGCGCAACTGGAGCAGGCAGTTCGGCAGCTGCAAGCAAAGGGATTTTGCAACATCCAACTCCAATCGGAGAATTCACTGTCGACGCAGCAACAACATCAACTTCAGCAACAGCAAATCCAACAACAGCAGCATCAAATCCAGCATCAACAGCAGCAAATTCAACAGCAACAGCAGCACATCCAGCACCAAGAGCAACATATTCAGCTAGTGCAGCAGCAGCAAGTTTTGGAGAACCTTCAACATCAGCTCTTTCAGCCGCAGGTTCAAATTCTTTGTAGTTCAGAGCAGCAGAGCTCTTCCCAGGGTATGTTGCAGAATGGAAGTTCTCTCTTCCAGCAgacacctccaccaccaccaccaccacaacaacagGCTGCCTTATTTCAGCAAGCCAAGAAGCTCATATCTATTCAAACTGGCTTTCTTCAGCAGCAACCCAACCATTCCTCACCTTCCCTTTTTCACAACCCTACGGCCATGGCTGAAGTCCAAAGTCCCCAGGAGGCTCATTTtcacactcagaacacctcaccCAACCAGGATCAGGTCCAAGCTTCACTTTTCCAAAGCAACCTCACGGTTCTCAGTGGATCCGGTATGTCCACAGAAGCTCAGCCTTCTGCTACCAGTATGTTTCTCTCCCAGAATGCAGTACCGGGTCAACTCACAGTCAACGCCAGCCAACCTCAGCAGCTGTCTTTCCTCACTTCCATGCAGGCATCTTCTCTGGAGGCCCCCTCTGTATTCCAGTCTCCAACCCAACTGTCTCCCAATCAGCAAAGCACTCCAATGGAGCAGCAGCAATCACCACAGCAGGCCCAACCTGGTTCCCTATTCCAGAGCATCTCCCAATCGCCAAGCAAACTCTCCTCTGGCCAACAACAACAGCCTGGTCTTCTCCTCAGTTCCTTAACATCTGCAGTGACTCAAGACCAAACCTCCAATCTGTTATTCAGTGGCCAAGTCCAGATTTCATCTATGAACAACAGCGCCTTAACTTCCCCAGAACCACAGAACACCTCCCTTCCCTTCACTGTCAGGCAGCAGGAGCAATCTGAACCCATGACCTTTCAGGATCAGACTACAATGGTGATCAACCCGTCCTCAAACAAGCCCATGTTCCAGGACCAGCAACCCATGCAGTTGGCACCAAGTTCTTGTACAGGCTCTTCACAGTCTGTAAACCTCTTCATGACCCAGTCCAACTTGCCAGGGGGAATGGCTTCTCAAGAAACACTTTTTGCACCACAAAGTGATGTAGCTGGACTTCAGACCAGCACTTCTTCTCCAGTACAACAGCCTGGTCCCCTCTTTCAGACTACAATGAGTGGAAGCCTCAATCAGCCCAACCAGAATCAGCAGCCCGACCTCTTCCTCTTTGAGATCCAGAATG AGTGCCATCAATTGATGAACTCCCAAGGAACCACGCTGTCTGATCAGATCATTGCCATCAATCAGTCTGGTCAGAGTCAGCAAGAGAGCGAAGGGCAAATCCAGTCTTTACTTGGGCAACCCTTGTCAGACCCTGGAATTATGCAGAACACCATGACAACCTCTCAGAACATGGAGAAGATTGATGACCTTCTGGTGAGCCTGCAGGAGCAAGGCAATAACAACTCCCACTCATATTAG